GTTGGCGTCGCTCTGTTTGGGATAGCGCCCGATTTCCGTGTCGCATCCCTCACGCAGCGTGGCAACGGCGATCCCCATCTTCTGGAGAATGGGAACGACAATGCTGTCCTGCTGGTCGAGCAGCACGCGGAACAGATGCGCGTCGTGCACGAGCGGATTGCCGGTGCGCCGTGCGAGGGCGACGGCATCGTTGAGCGCTTCGGCGGATTTTACAGTGAGGCGGTCGGGATTCACGGAGACAGCTCCGAGACGGGGATCATGGGTTACGGTCGCATCGATGTGGCGCGCACGGCATATTCCACTCGAGAAGAAAGCAACATTGATGCCGCGCCGAGTGCGTCAAAGTGGCAGAAACGTGAAACGCCCGAGCGAATCGCCCGGGCGTTTGCACACTACTTGTTGTTGAGCATCCTGACCACGCTGACTCGCTTTCCGTCGACTTCGAGCACTGCGAGATACACACCCGATGCCGCTTCCTGCGAGGTCCCCTTGTAGTTGCCATTCCAGTACCACACGAACTCACCACACGGCAACTGCACGTTTTCCAGCGGTGTCACGCCTCCTACCACGTTTCCTGCGCTGCCCTGCATGGTCGGCACAGCGACCAACTGCGACAGAATGTTGTAGATCCGGATTGAAACCCGGTACTGCTTGCTACCTTCCGCACAAGCCGGCGAATCGCCAATGGCAAATCTGGCGGATGTCTCTGGATTGAACGGATTGGGGTAGTTCTGCTGCAGCTTGCCTGGTTTAGAGCCTTGCGCCGTCCCAATGGATTGCGCGCTTCCGAAATGTGGCATGAGAGCGAGGGTCAGCACACCAACGAGTGCTAACCAACGTTTCTTCATGTTTTCTCCGACTGACTAAGCAGGATCTATGTCAGCTGCTCCAGTGAAAGGTTGACGTAAGTACCCAAGGGGTAACGTATTGGAAACGGCCCCGCATGTCAACGAGTAGGGGTACCCACCCCCGGAGGGGAGGTTCCCGCTCTCCCTGAGTATCGGCTCCAACCCAACCCTTGGAGCCGTCACGGTGGCCCAACCGCTGAATCGGGGTGCACTGTCGACTCAGGGCTACCCGAGCCGGCTCCAGTCGAACGTCCGAAAATCACCGTCGCGGCGGCTGATACCTCGACGATCGAGGTATTCCAGAAACGGAATCACGAATTTCCGGCTAAGTCCAAGTGTTTCACGGACTTGCGATGCTGTCACTGGCGTTCCGGCAGCTAGCCCTGCCTGAAGGGTCGCCAGCAATGAGGAAACTGCCTCAGGGCTAAAATAGCGGTCGGACGCCACGGCCACCGCGCGTTTCTGCTTTTCCAGCAGGCGCAGCAGCGCGGGGGTGTCGGGCCCGAACTTGGCGGCCAGTTCGGGCACGGAGGGCGGCTCGCCCCCCCCGGCCAGAAGCGCGGCCGCCAGATCGTCGAGGCGCTGCGCGTCGCGTGCGCCCGAAGCCGGCGAGAACCCTCTCCGTGCCACGACGCTTCCCTGCGCCACGAGCTTTTCCTTTCGCACGAGCTCGCCCAGGATGTCTTCAAAGAGTTCGGCGGCAGCACCCAGCGCCGTGCGCGCGCGTTCAAGCGGAAGCCCCGCGGCGAGAGGATCAGCTGCGTGGAATGATGAGACGTTTGACGTGAGGCGAGTGCGGAGTGTGTCGCGAAGCGCCGTATCAAACAGTCGCGTACCGATGCGCACGAAGGGTGCGCGCGTCGGTGGATACTCCGCGGCCACGCTCGGCAACACACCGAGGCGCACGGGCAAATCCGCCACGGCGAGTCCGGCGCCGCCACACTCGCGCACCATCCACTCGGCGCGTTCGCCAACGCTCGCTCCCGCCGCGGCAAACGGTTTAGAGCGCGGACCAGGCGGATGCGGGTCCGTCACGATGCCACCACCAATGGTCAGCGGCGGTGACGCGGTGCGCAATACAAAACGATCGCCGGCGCGCGCCACCACTGGCGCGTCGAGCACGAGGCGTGCGGGCACCGTCTTTCCATTCTCGAGACGTCCGCCCACCACACTCACACGAGCGCCGACGTCTGTAGTGCCGAGGTGAAAGCGCACGCGGGTGCGTGGGCCAAGCGATGCCGCCGCGTCGAGCAACGCGACGTCGGCACGCAGCACCGTGCTCTCCCGCCACGCATCCTCCGCGCGCACCAGCACGCCGCTGCGTGAAACATCTGCGCGCTCGAGTCCGCCGAGGGCGACTGCTATGCGATGCCCCGGCTGCGCACTTGCGACGGTGGCGCCGTGCGACTCGAGCGCGCGAATGCGCGCGGGGCGTGCGCCGGGATGCACCACAACCGTCGCATCGCGATCCAGTGTGCCACTCCAGAGAGTTCCGGTGACAACCGTGCCAGTTCCCTTCACCGTGAACGCGCGATCAATCGGTAGCCGCACGAGATCGGCAGCGTCACGCGCGGGAACGTCGCGCGCGGCCGCCGCGAGGGCGGCGCGCAACTCGGGGAGCCCTGCACCGGTGATGGCTGAACAGGCGATGATCGGCGCGCCCTCGAGCGGTGAGCCCGCCACGAGTGCGCGCACGTCGTCGGTGAGCATCGCGAGCCACTCGGCTTCCACGAGGTCGCTCTTGGTGAGCGCAATGACACCAGCGCGTACGCCGAGGAGGGTAAGAATCGCCAGATGTTCGCGCGTTTGCGGCATGGGGCCTTCGTCGGCCGCAATCACGAGCAGCGCGAGATCCACCCCAGTGGCGCCGGCCAACATCGTGCGCACAAAGGCTTCGTGCCCTGGCACATCGACGATGCTCATCTCCGCGTCGTCGAGCGTGAGCGGTGCGAAGCCGAGTTCGATGGTGATGCCGCGGCGTTTTTCTTCGGGGAGGCGATCGGTGTCCACGCCGGTGAGGGCACGCACGAGCGCCGTCTTGCCGTGATCGATGTGACCGGCCGTTCCGAGAATCACGCCGAGTCCCGGGCCGCGACCACCGAGGCTTCTTCCCAGGCGAGAAAGGCGCGCAACGGGCGGTCGTCGCCGATGTGTTCTTCTACGAACTCACGCAGCAGCCGCCGATGGGCGCGCGCCATGGTGTCGTCGGTGAGCGGCGCCTCGTCGCCCGCGAGCCACGCGGCGAGGGTGCGACGCGCCTCGCCGGGAATCGTACGTCCGCCGCGCGCCTGTAGCCCACAGGTGGCGCAGAGCGCGCCGCCCGCGCGGTGATCGAAGGTGACGGCCGCGTCGCCGTCGAGCAGCGTGTGGCAACTCGCGCACTCTTCCACGGCGGGGGCAAAGCCGAGTTCGCCGATGAGGCGCCACGCACCAGCAATAGCGAGCGCGGCGACTTGATCGTCGTCAGCCACGCCAATGGCATCGAACACGCGAACCGCGGCGTCGTGCACGCGGCCGCTCTCGTCTTCCTTGCCAAACCGTAAACAGAGCTCGGCGAGCGCCGACGCTGCGCGAAAACGCGCGAGGCTCTCGGCGAGTTCGGGGCGCGAGCGCGTGGCGTCAAAACCGGCAAGGGAATGCAGATCACGCGAGGGATGCACGCGGAGATGCGCGATGCCGCCGGTGAAGAGGTCGAGCGCACTTCCCATTTTGCTCTTGGGCGAGCGCGTCCCCCGCGCGATCACCGAGACAATACCCAACTCGGCGGTAGCGAGGCGCACGATCCGCGAGGACTCGCGGTAATCGAACGCGTGGAGGACGAGGGCCTGCGTAGCGACGGGATGCACGCCCTAAAGGTAAGCCCTCTCAGCCCAGGCTGAGGGGCTGGCCGCCGCGCCTAGTGCCCCCACCGCACCCCTGCGAAGAGCGTACGCCGCGGGGAGTCAAAGTGCAGCACGTCCTGGTACCTGGCATCGAGCGCGTTATTCACCCGCAGGATAAGCGAGACGGGCGCCTCAATGGTGCCTTCGAGCGGGATCGTCGTGGAGACGTCCAGCTTGGTGTAGCCCTGGAGCACCACGGGAGCCGCCGGGTACACGGCGTAGTCGCGGTCACTCCGCTCACCGATGCGCGTGACGCCGAGGTCGAAGGAGCCGCCACCTGTCATCTTCTGCGTGATCATCAGGGAAAAGGCGTGCGGCGGACGGCGCAGGAGCCGTTCCCCCACGACGTAGTTGGCACCCGCCGAGGCGTCGTAGCCGGCGCGCGTGGTGCGTGTGGCGGTGTACGCATAACTCGCACGCAACGTGGTGACGGCATCGGCGCGCCAGTCGGCTTCGAGTTCCACGCCGCGGGCATCGGCTGCGGCCACATTGAAATAGTTCGGTGCGCTCGGTGATGGCGGTGCGCCCGTGTACTGAATGACGTCGCGAAACTGCTGCGCGTACGCGGTGGCTTTCACGGCGAGCGTAGGCGAGAGATCGGCATCCACGCCCATCTCCGCACTCTGCGCGCGCTCGGGACGCAGCGCCGGATTTCCCTTGACGTAGCCTACGGCGAAGTTCTCATAGTACGACGGCGCCTTGAAGGCGGAGCCGAGAGAGGCGCGGGCGCGCCAATGATCACCGCCCTTCCACGCGAGGCCACCGCGCGCCGTGCCGAACGTACCGAACGCGCTGTTGCGGTCGAGGCGAACGCCACCGACGTACGACACCGATGGCGAGGCGTCGCCGAGGAGTTGCGCAAAGAGAGCGTCCGTGTGGCGACTGGCTTCGAACGCGTCATTTGAAGGACCGTACTGCGATTGCGAGTG
This portion of the Gemmatimonadota bacterium genome encodes:
- the recO gene encoding DNA repair protein RecO, translating into MHPVATQALVLHAFDYRESSRIVRLATAELGIVSVIARGTRSPKSKMGSALDLFTGGIAHLRVHPSRDLHSLAGFDATRSRPELAESLARFRAASALAELCLRFGKEDESGRVHDAAVRVFDAIGVADDDQVAALAIAGAWRLIGELGFAPAVEECASCHTLLDGDAAVTFDHRAGGALCATCGLQARGGRTIPGEARRTLAAWLAGDEAPLTDDTMARAHRRLLREFVEEHIGDDRPLRAFLAWEEASVVAARDSA
- the selB gene encoding selenocysteine-specific translation elongation factor; translated protein: MILGTAGHIDHGKTALVRALTGVDTDRLPEEKRRGITIELGFAPLTLDDAEMSIVDVPGHEAFVRTMLAGATGVDLALLVIAADEGPMPQTREHLAILTLLGVRAGVIALTKSDLVEAEWLAMLTDDVRALVAGSPLEGAPIIACSAITGAGLPELRAALAAAARDVPARDAADLVRLPIDRAFTVKGTGTVVTGTLWSGTLDRDATVVVHPGARPARIRALESHGATVASAQPGHRIAVALGGLERADVSRSGVLVRAEDAWRESTVLRADVALLDAAASLGPRTRVRFHLGTTDVGARVSVVGGRLENGKTVPARLVLDAPVVARAGDRFVLRTASPPLTIGGGIVTDPHPPGPRSKPFAAAGASVGERAEWMVRECGGAGLAVADLPVRLGVLPSVAAEYPPTRAPFVRIGTRLFDTALRDTLRTRLTSNVSSFHAADPLAAGLPLERARTALGAAAELFEDILGELVRKEKLVAQGSVVARRGFSPASGARDAQRLDDLAAALLAGGGEPPSVPELAAKFGPDTPALLRLLEKQKRAVAVASDRYFSPEAVSSLLATLQAGLAAGTPVTASQVRETLGLSRKFVIPFLEYLDRRGISRRDGDFRTFDWSRLG